Proteins found in one Alicyclobacillus cycloheptanicus genomic segment:
- a CDS encoding MFS transporter, with the protein MRSKYRWVIVVFVAFITLINYLDRSAVSYATAPITSALHINNFWWGIIGSAFSIGYLVLAFVGGPIVDRFGVKRVWTSAAAVWSIVTILTAGAASAVGLFIIRVLLGVSEGPAFPAVTRAMSRWLPNQERGKALGLIVGAGVPFSLMIGGPVVTALLGGIGWKGTFVILGLLGLLWVVLWLGVFRDTPSQHKRVNAAEREYIEAGQIAEEKETHLQRTQWGKIFKNGNLWWSAFGYFAWGFMFWAFMYWLPGYLGQVYKLNLAAVGAFSVLPWAAGTVGAVLGGYLVDVFYKRRASIRTRFITMGVAILLAGASLIPIIASPSLGVSITFISLGIGFGMVTGPLWWVVSIDAAPEQPAAAAGFVDAAFALSGIVAPALMGFVSQATGSFSSGFMVMIILALLSGLGLLLFTRERGRQASALTVEEVNESGA; encoded by the coding sequence ATGAGGTCCAAGTATCGATGGGTGATTGTTGTTTTTGTCGCGTTCATTACGTTGATTAACTATTTGGATCGTTCCGCGGTCAGCTACGCCACGGCGCCAATTACCTCTGCGCTGCACATTAATAATTTCTGGTGGGGTATCATTGGCAGCGCCTTCTCGATTGGCTATTTGGTGCTCGCGTTTGTCGGGGGGCCCATTGTTGATCGCTTCGGCGTGAAACGGGTATGGACTTCCGCAGCGGCCGTTTGGTCGATCGTCACGATTCTCACGGCTGGTGCGGCTTCAGCTGTCGGTCTATTCATCATCCGCGTGTTGCTGGGCGTTTCCGAAGGACCAGCGTTTCCAGCCGTAACGCGAGCCATGAGCCGTTGGCTGCCTAACCAGGAACGAGGGAAGGCACTCGGGCTCATTGTCGGAGCTGGGGTACCCTTCAGTCTGATGATTGGTGGCCCAGTCGTCACCGCATTGCTAGGTGGCATTGGCTGGAAAGGCACCTTCGTCATTCTTGGTTTACTGGGGCTGCTTTGGGTTGTCTTGTGGCTTGGTGTGTTCCGCGACACCCCCAGTCAGCACAAGCGTGTCAATGCAGCGGAACGTGAGTACATTGAGGCCGGGCAAATCGCGGAAGAGAAGGAGACACACCTGCAGCGCACGCAATGGGGAAAGATTTTCAAGAACGGAAACCTGTGGTGGTCAGCGTTCGGTTATTTCGCATGGGGGTTCATGTTTTGGGCGTTCATGTACTGGCTTCCGGGTTATTTAGGTCAGGTATATAAGCTCAATCTCGCCGCGGTTGGCGCATTCTCTGTGCTGCCATGGGCGGCGGGGACTGTGGGCGCTGTCCTTGGGGGATACCTGGTTGACGTGTTCTACAAGCGTCGTGCCAGCATCCGCACGCGATTTATCACAATGGGCGTAGCAATTCTGCTTGCGGGTGCATCGCTCATCCCGATCATCGCATCTCCTTCTCTTGGCGTTTCCATTACGTTCATCTCCCTGGGCATTGGCTTTGGGATGGTGACGGGCCCGCTTTGGTGGGTGGTGTCAATTGATGCGGCCCCCGAGCAACCTGCTGCGGCTGCAGGATTTGTAGATGCCGCGTTTGCGCTATCCGGAATTGTCGCGCCAGCTCTGATGGGTTTTGTGAGTCAGGCGACAGGGAGTTTCAGCAGTGGATTCATGGTCATGATTATCCTTGCCCTGCTCAGCGGCCTTGGCCTACTGCTATTTACACGTGAACGTGGAAGGCAAGCGTCGGCGCTGACAGTTGAAGAAGTCAACGAATCAGGAGCATAA
- a CDS encoding acyl-CoA dehydrogenase family protein, with translation MLDFSLTEEQQNLQNMVRKFTKAEITPNMRQWDEDHHFDMGVVRKLADLGLMGVCIPEKYGGAGMDYNSLAIVCEELEYGDTAYRTAVSVHTGLNSMTVLQWGTEEQKEKYLKPQAQGKKLGAFGLTEPNAGSDAGSLQTRAVRDGDSYILNGSKIWISMADYADNFLIFATVDPDKKHRGVTAFIVERSFPGVTTRPIKGKLGIHGGDTGEVILEDVRVPAANRLGEEGEGFKIAMSALDNGRFTVAAGAAGLTRACLDASVEYAHQRHTFGVEIGKHQLVQQMIAKMEAGYQISQLLVYRAGWLKNKGVRNTRETSLAKWIASDVAFQSASDAIQIYGAYGYSNEYPVERYMRNAKALVIYEGTREIHTIMQAEYALGYRVDKQLNKMLPAWEGQAE, from the coding sequence ATGCTTGACTTTTCATTGACGGAAGAGCAACAAAATTTGCAGAATATGGTGCGGAAATTCACGAAGGCGGAGATCACGCCGAACATGCGGCAGTGGGACGAGGACCATCACTTTGACATGGGTGTGGTTCGCAAGTTGGCAGATCTGGGCTTGATGGGTGTCTGCATTCCGGAGAAGTACGGCGGCGCAGGGATGGATTATAACTCCCTGGCGATTGTCTGTGAGGAACTGGAATACGGCGATACGGCGTACCGCACGGCGGTTTCGGTACACACGGGGCTGAACAGCATGACGGTGCTGCAATGGGGCACGGAGGAGCAAAAGGAAAAATACCTGAAGCCGCAGGCGCAGGGGAAGAAGCTGGGGGCGTTTGGGCTAACAGAGCCGAATGCCGGATCGGATGCGGGCTCGCTCCAGACACGGGCCGTCCGCGACGGAGACAGCTACATCTTGAACGGCTCAAAAATCTGGATCTCGATGGCCGACTACGCGGACAACTTCCTCATCTTTGCCACCGTTGACCCGGACAAGAAGCACCGGGGCGTGACGGCTTTCATTGTGGAACGCTCCTTTCCGGGTGTGACGACGCGCCCCATCAAAGGCAAGCTGGGCATCCACGGCGGCGATACGGGCGAAGTGATTTTGGAGGATGTCCGTGTACCGGCTGCAAACCGGCTCGGCGAAGAAGGCGAAGGGTTCAAAATCGCCATGTCTGCCCTGGATAACGGCCGGTTCACGGTCGCAGCGGGTGCGGCTGGATTGACGCGCGCTTGTTTGGATGCGTCGGTTGAATACGCACACCAGCGGCACACCTTTGGCGTGGAAATCGGAAAGCACCAACTGGTGCAGCAGATGATCGCCAAAATGGAAGCCGGCTATCAAATCTCTCAGCTGTTGGTGTACCGGGCCGGCTGGCTCAAAAACAAGGGGGTCCGCAATACGCGGGAGACGTCGCTGGCCAAGTGGATTGCTTCCGATGTGGCATTTCAGAGCGCGTCTGACGCCATTCAGATTTACGGCGCGTACGGATACTCCAACGAGTACCCCGTGGAACGGTATATGCGAAATGCGAAGGCGCTGGTGATTTACGAAGGGACGCGCGAGATCCACACCATTATGCAAGCCGAGTATGCGCTGGGCTACCGCGTCGACAAGCAGCTCAACAAGATGCTGCCAGCTTGGGAGGGTCAGGCGGAATGA
- a CDS encoding IclR family transcriptional regulator, protein MRSAASRLNPSETVAAADHHAKTRTAQTLARGLQILDCFANPDVQELGIKELTQALQLPQTNVARLVATLEEAGYVAQNPDTRKYRLGLRAYLLGLHANPNESMRTLAEPVMERLARTTHETVSLNVIDAVTLQGVCIASIDSPAPIKLTTRVGSVRPLYRGASRKVLLAFADAAQRTKVLQQAESQLSGNELRALMAELERILQVGYAVSEEELDVGAYSVAAPILSRQGRLLAGLAVAGPIYRRTDTSLQDFIHHVRQAAKEVSDRLPSDG, encoded by the coding sequence ATGAGAAGTGCCGCGTCACGTCTGAATCCGAGCGAGACAGTTGCGGCGGCGGACCATCACGCAAAAACCCGCACCGCCCAGACGTTGGCGCGAGGGCTTCAAATTCTGGATTGCTTTGCGAATCCCGACGTCCAGGAACTTGGCATTAAGGAGCTGACCCAGGCGCTCCAGCTTCCGCAAACCAATGTGGCCCGTTTGGTGGCCACATTGGAGGAGGCGGGGTATGTCGCCCAGAACCCGGACACGCGCAAGTACCGCCTGGGGCTGCGGGCCTATCTGCTCGGTTTGCATGCGAATCCGAACGAAAGCATGCGCACCCTTGCCGAACCGGTGATGGAGCGGCTGGCGCGGACGACGCACGAGACTGTGAGTCTGAACGTGATCGACGCCGTCACCTTGCAGGGGGTCTGCATTGCGTCGATTGACAGTCCGGCGCCGATCAAACTGACGACCCGCGTCGGCAGCGTGCGCCCGCTCTATCGGGGTGCGTCGCGCAAAGTCCTGCTGGCCTTCGCGGACGCGGCGCAGCGCACGAAAGTTCTGCAGCAGGCTGAGTCGCAGCTGTCCGGCAATGAACTGCGCGCGCTCATGGCGGAACTCGAGCGAATTTTGCAAGTTGGATACGCCGTCAGCGAGGAAGAGTTGGATGTGGGCGCTTACTCCGTTGCGGCACCCATCCTGTCACGGCAGGGAAGGCTGTTGGCGGGGCTGGCGGTCGCCGGTCCCATCTACCGCAGGACGGACACATCCTTGCAAGACTTTATCCACCACGTGCGCCAGGCTGCAAAAGAGGTCTCCGACCGTTTGCCCTCCGATGGGTGA
- a CDS encoding IclR family transcriptional regulator, whose amino-acid sequence MDDGSQAYLNNSAIRTFSVFEFLAKSGFPLTLSAITEGTGLDKATTRRFLTTLCNLGYVDRTTDGKYKMTSRVLDLSSTYLRSVSLPEKSVPYLEEFCRKTMTSTSMAILDGVDVVYVAHVSVREALSVGVQIGTRLPAHATAVGKVLLSHRPTQEVIERYGSDELTTYTSRTIDRVSLLVGALSEIKRQGWAISEEEYELGVRAAACPIVSSDGAVISAINVSTRTADVDRIDFLTQVVPELIRTADLIAKALGGVAEPI is encoded by the coding sequence TTGGATGACGGATCTCAAGCGTACTTAAATAACTCTGCGATTCGGACCTTCTCTGTATTCGAGTTTCTTGCAAAATCAGGATTCCCGCTCACGCTCAGCGCTATCACTGAGGGGACTGGACTCGACAAGGCAACGACCCGTAGGTTCTTGACCACCTTGTGCAATTTGGGATACGTGGATCGAACCACAGATGGAAAATACAAAATGACTTCTCGAGTACTTGACTTATCATCTACGTACCTGCGATCCGTCTCACTGCCTGAAAAGTCCGTTCCATATTTAGAGGAATTCTGCAGAAAAACGATGACTTCAACGAGCATGGCGATCCTCGACGGCGTTGACGTTGTGTACGTCGCACACGTCTCAGTACGCGAAGCACTCAGTGTAGGTGTCCAAATTGGCACTAGGCTTCCAGCGCACGCCACTGCAGTGGGGAAAGTCTTGCTGTCTCATCGCCCGACTCAAGAGGTGATTGAGCGATACGGTTCAGACGAATTGACAACGTACACCAGCAGGACGATTGACCGCGTGAGTCTCCTGGTCGGTGCACTGAGTGAAATCAAACGACAGGGATGGGCGATTTCTGAAGAAGAGTATGAATTAGGCGTGCGCGCTGCCGCGTGTCCCATTGTTTCATCAGACGGAGCCGTAATTTCAGCAATTAATGTTTCAACGCGCACGGCAGATGTCGACCGGATCGACTTCCTAACGCAAGTCGTGCCCGAACTCATTCGTACGGCGGATCTCATTGCGAAGGCACTGGGCGGCGTGGCTGAACCAATATGA
- a CDS encoding MFS transporter has translation MTSQLNTQSVASLNARIDRLPKVGIGAGVLALMAFAYFFAFYDITAAGVALPSIIKQYHLTGSESALPLTTNLVGYIIGAYLFGSLADAIGRKRSLEWALLVLALGAVLTACSWNYQSLALFRFITGIGIGAQIAVCATMMSELAPANQRAKYVQINVIWAGVGDAAAPFVGVALVNSSVGGWRWVFAVGAIALVALLFTRTLPESPRWLALHGRLEEAQGIVDKMEQKVLNLTGTALPDAIDVPAEAEGSGFPTLALFKRPYLSRLLVVFLYWILLYLVVYGFLGYEPVLLGKMGLSSPQSILYTALGDIAFPIGAALPLLVIKSVARKYILFVSALMMGVAMAVLAISHSGFVVFIGAFLTSLMILPLSGIAYTYTSEIFPTRARASAMSVADGVGHLGGVIAPYIILAGMSTWGARGAFWLLCILMVVCGLLIFIGGVRTKNEGLTELSG, from the coding sequence GTGACGAGTCAATTGAACACGCAAAGTGTCGCGTCTTTAAATGCGAGAATTGATCGGTTGCCTAAAGTAGGAATTGGAGCAGGCGTATTGGCTCTCATGGCGTTTGCATACTTCTTTGCCTTTTATGACATCACCGCGGCAGGCGTCGCTTTACCATCTATCATTAAGCAGTATCATCTCACGGGATCTGAAAGCGCTTTACCCCTCACGACGAACCTGGTCGGATATATCATCGGTGCCTATTTATTTGGAAGTTTGGCGGATGCAATCGGAAGAAAGCGGTCGCTTGAATGGGCGCTGCTTGTGCTTGCGCTGGGCGCAGTGCTAACTGCGTGCTCATGGAACTATCAATCGTTGGCGCTATTCAGGTTCATTACAGGCATTGGGATAGGTGCCCAAATTGCTGTTTGCGCAACGATGATGTCTGAGCTTGCACCTGCGAATCAACGAGCCAAATATGTCCAAATCAATGTGATTTGGGCAGGTGTCGGTGACGCAGCAGCACCGTTCGTGGGTGTAGCACTCGTGAACAGTTCTGTCGGGGGATGGAGGTGGGTGTTCGCGGTCGGTGCAATTGCCCTCGTTGCATTACTTTTCACCCGTACATTGCCGGAATCTCCTCGGTGGCTTGCACTTCACGGGCGACTTGAGGAGGCTCAAGGGATCGTCGATAAGATGGAGCAGAAAGTACTGAATTTGACTGGTACTGCGCTGCCCGATGCAATCGATGTGCCGGCCGAGGCTGAGGGTAGTGGATTTCCAACATTGGCACTGTTCAAAAGGCCGTACTTGTCGAGACTGCTCGTTGTCTTCCTTTACTGGATCCTACTCTACCTGGTAGTATACGGATTTCTTGGATATGAACCAGTATTGCTTGGGAAGATGGGACTTAGCAGTCCGCAGAGCATTCTTTATACCGCACTCGGAGACATCGCTTTCCCTATCGGCGCCGCATTGCCGCTCCTTGTGATCAAAAGTGTTGCACGAAAGTATATTTTGTTTGTGTCGGCTTTGATGATGGGCGTCGCAATGGCGGTATTGGCAATCAGTCACTCCGGATTCGTGGTATTCATTGGGGCGTTTCTGACCAGTTTAATGATCTTGCCGTTATCAGGAATTGCATATACCTACACCTCTGAGATTTTCCCAACACGTGCGAGAGCATCCGCTATGTCAGTCGCAGACGGCGTCGGCCACCTGGGAGGAGTGATTGCTCCGTATATCATTTTGGCTGGCATGAGCACATGGGGGGCTCGAGGCGCATTCTGGCTTTTATGCATCCTTATGGTGGTGTGCGGACTGTTGATCTTCATTGGTGGAGTCCGTACGAAGAATGAAGGTTTAACCGAATTATCCGGATGA
- a CDS encoding CaiB/BaiF CoA transferase family protein, whose product MLPLSGVRVIDFTRVLAGPFCTMNLADLGADVIKVESLDGDETRGWGPPFAGDESAYFLCVNRNKRSIALNLADVEGRAVAARLIEGADVVLQNFLPSSAEKLGVSYEQVRAIRPDIIYASISGHGQGSARPGYDYIMQAIGGLMSITGDPAGPPMKVGVAITDLFTGLYATVAIQAALMHRAHTGEGQAIDMALYDAQIAMLANVASNVLISGKDAPRLGNGHPNIVPYQLFHTRDGAVVITVGNDRQFRHFCDELGIPPLYEDERYATNPMRVKHRDTLCPLIEAHLGAMSTAEVIRRLEKAGVPCGPVRSVQEALCAKETVQRDMVWDVVHRTAGQIQLVGSPLKLSETPPELRLPPPFHGEHTTTLLAELGYDEHQIQFMMEKGVVCNA is encoded by the coding sequence ATGCTGCCACTGTCTGGGGTGCGTGTGATTGACTTTACGCGGGTGTTGGCCGGGCCGTTCTGTACGATGAACCTCGCAGACCTCGGTGCGGACGTGATCAAGGTTGAGTCCCTGGATGGCGACGAAACCCGTGGCTGGGGCCCGCCGTTCGCCGGGGACGAAAGCGCGTACTTCCTGTGCGTGAATCGAAACAAACGCTCCATCGCGCTGAACCTTGCAGATGTGGAGGGGCGCGCCGTTGCGGCTCGACTGATTGAGGGGGCGGATGTCGTGCTGCAGAATTTTCTGCCGTCATCCGCAGAGAAGCTGGGCGTGTCCTATGAGCAGGTGCGAGCGATTCGGCCGGACATCATTTACGCATCCATCTCTGGGCATGGTCAGGGCTCCGCACGGCCTGGGTACGACTACATCATGCAGGCCATCGGCGGACTCATGAGCATTACGGGCGACCCTGCCGGCCCTCCAATGAAGGTCGGGGTCGCGATTACCGACTTGTTCACGGGGCTGTATGCGACCGTCGCCATTCAGGCGGCACTCATGCACCGTGCACACACGGGCGAAGGCCAGGCGATTGACATGGCATTGTACGATGCGCAGATCGCGATGCTCGCGAACGTCGCCAGCAACGTGCTCATCAGCGGGAAAGACGCGCCCCGTCTGGGCAATGGACACCCGAACATCGTGCCGTACCAGCTGTTCCACACGCGCGACGGCGCGGTTGTCATCACGGTGGGGAACGACCGTCAGTTTCGTCATTTCTGCGACGAGCTTGGGATCCCGCCGCTGTACGAGGACGAGCGGTATGCGACCAATCCGATGCGGGTCAAGCACCGGGACACCTTGTGCCCCCTCATCGAAGCGCACTTGGGCGCGATGTCGACGGCGGAGGTGATTCGCCGCTTGGAAAAGGCGGGGGTTCCCTGCGGCCCCGTCCGCAGCGTCCAGGAGGCGCTTTGCGCCAAGGAGACAGTCCAGCGCGACATGGTCTGGGATGTGGTGCATCGAACGGCGGGACAGATTCAACTGGTCGGAAGTCCGCTGAAGCTGTCCGAGACCCCGCCTGAACTGCGGCTGCCGCCGCCGTTCCACGGAGAACATACCACCACCCTCCTCGCCGAGCTGGGTTATGACGAACATCAGATTCAATTCATGATGGAGAAGGGAGTTGTATGCAATGCTTGA
- a CDS encoding acyl-CoA dehydrogenase family protein: MSMMVNHKSVPVTGGMPDTAGMNYFEADKNVSFVLKRYVSPTDYEKIRRHLSELGGIAGGELDRLSRMADKHIPELIHYNAKGERIDEVQYHASYKEMERIGYGQFGLVAMSHRSGVFDWPTKLPHVLKYAFWYLFVQAEFGLCCPMSMTDSAARVLEKYASSEIQQQYLPHLIATNMDELWTAGQFMTEKQGGSDVGANQVIAKKNGQEWEIWGDKWFCSNVSADVILVLARPEGAPAGTKGLGMFLVPRRRSDGSLNQYRINRLKDKLGTRDMASGEVTFEGATAFVVGEVENGFKQMMSMVNASRLSNAVRSSGMMRRSLLEALVSARGRTAFGKVIEEFPLMRDTLFELLMDSEAATSMVFFTADTYDRADAGGEDAETLLRMLIPLAKGYICKRARYVTAESMEVRGGNGYIEDWINPRLVRDAHLGSIWEGTTNMMALDILRAIDKKGADKIFFEDIYRRMSDLRDPAVQRVSEIMKRITEILEEETHHVMSLGSHAREFYAKILMNRMYHVLVSSLLVQEAQVQLSEDGSYRKLYMALHYLNRYVLSSGISHCTLNEGLDQWFDTIVDWGCVPYEAVADLLSTTESLFQSAYQFFYH; encoded by the coding sequence ATGTCCATGATGGTGAATCATAAATCAGTCCCTGTTACGGGTGGCATGCCTGATACTGCCGGGATGAACTACTTTGAAGCGGATAAGAACGTATCCTTCGTATTGAAGCGTTACGTATCGCCAACGGATTATGAAAAGATTCGTAGACACTTATCAGAACTCGGCGGAATCGCTGGAGGGGAGTTAGATCGCCTATCACGCATGGCGGATAAGCATATCCCGGAGCTCATTCACTACAACGCGAAAGGTGAGCGAATTGACGAGGTGCAATACCATGCTTCATATAAAGAAATGGAGCGAATTGGGTATGGACAGTTTGGGTTAGTCGCGATGTCACATCGGTCAGGTGTCTTTGACTGGCCGACGAAATTGCCACACGTACTAAAGTATGCGTTTTGGTATCTATTTGTTCAAGCTGAGTTCGGACTATGTTGTCCAATGAGCATGACGGACTCGGCAGCCCGGGTATTGGAGAAGTATGCCTCATCCGAAATTCAACAACAGTACTTACCTCACTTAATCGCTACGAACATGGATGAACTATGGACAGCTGGGCAGTTCATGACAGAGAAGCAAGGTGGTTCCGACGTCGGAGCGAATCAGGTCATTGCCAAGAAGAACGGCCAGGAGTGGGAGATATGGGGAGACAAATGGTTTTGTTCCAATGTTTCGGCTGACGTCATCCTCGTTTTGGCGAGGCCTGAGGGAGCTCCTGCTGGGACAAAGGGATTGGGCATGTTTTTGGTGCCTCGGAGACGCTCGGATGGCTCATTGAACCAATATCGTATTAACCGTCTAAAGGATAAGTTAGGAACGCGAGACATGGCGTCAGGAGAGGTAACGTTTGAAGGAGCCACGGCTTTTGTGGTCGGAGAGGTGGAAAACGGATTTAAGCAAATGATGTCTATGGTGAACGCCTCTCGCCTGTCCAATGCGGTACGCTCCAGTGGCATGATGAGACGAAGCCTTCTTGAGGCACTTGTATCCGCTCGCGGACGCACGGCGTTTGGTAAAGTGATCGAGGAATTCCCATTAATGCGTGATACCTTGTTCGAACTGTTAATGGACAGTGAAGCTGCCACGTCAATGGTCTTCTTTACAGCAGATACCTACGACAGGGCAGATGCGGGTGGGGAAGATGCGGAAACGCTCTTGAGAATGTTAATTCCACTTGCCAAAGGGTATATTTGCAAACGAGCTAGATACGTAACGGCAGAGTCTATGGAGGTTCGCGGGGGAAATGGCTATATCGAAGATTGGATTAATCCTCGATTAGTGAGGGACGCACATCTCGGATCAATCTGGGAAGGCACCACGAACATGATGGCATTGGATATTTTGCGCGCGATCGATAAAAAGGGTGCAGATAAGATATTTTTTGAAGACATTTACCGCCGTATGTCTGATCTTCGTGATCCCGCCGTTCAAAGGGTATCTGAAATCATGAAACGAATTACGGAGATTTTGGAGGAAGAAACCCATCACGTGATGTCACTCGGTTCTCACGCGAGGGAGTTCTACGCGAAAATCCTGATGAATCGTATGTACCATGTTTTGGTGTCCAGTTTGCTCGTTCAAGAAGCTCAAGTGCAACTGTCGGAGGACGGGAGTTACCGCAAATTATACATGGCGTTGCACTATCTGAATCGCTATGTTTTAAGCAGCGGAATTTCACATTGTACTTTGAACGAAGGGCTCGACCAATGGTTTGACACGATTGTTGACTGGGGGTGTGTTCCGTACGAGGCGGTCGCTGACTTGCTGTCAACGACTGAGTCGTTGTTTCAAAGCGCATATCAGTTCTTTTATCACTGA
- a CDS encoding CaiB/BaiF CoA transferase family protein — MAILSTIRVLDLSRILSGPYITMCLGDMGADVIKIEQPGKGDDTRHWGPPFYGEDSTYYLAINRNKRSVTLDLKQAEGRRVLEQLVSSADVVVENFRNDTRDRLCLDYDSLRQLNPSLIMLHISAFGEAGPDRNKPGYDVLAQAMGGVMSLTGDEDGPPMKAGFAVADLGAAMFGLAGILGALFHRSQTGQGQYLTTSLYESQLAFHINWATNYFATGEVPRRIGSAHPNLAPYQPFATSDGNIVLAVGNDALWQKLCSVLSRPDLADDSRFKTNADRVRNQKELGAILSDIFRERSTQYWCGLLDKAGVPAGPIWNLEDIYVNNPQTEALEMVQEVMHPVAGRLKQIRFPVNFSKEAARIQTPPPLLGEHTEEVLTELGFSDTKIHELRVKGVI, encoded by the coding sequence TTGGCGATCTTGTCGACCATCAGGGTGTTAGATTTATCTCGGATCTTGTCTGGGCCTTACATCACAATGTGCCTTGGGGACATGGGAGCGGACGTCATCAAAATTGAGCAGCCGGGTAAAGGGGACGACACGAGACACTGGGGACCGCCGTTTTATGGAGAAGACAGTACATACTACCTGGCGATCAACAGAAACAAGCGTTCAGTTACGCTCGACTTGAAGCAGGCTGAAGGCCGCAGGGTGTTAGAACAGTTGGTGTCGAGTGCCGATGTTGTGGTCGAGAACTTTCGGAATGATACGAGGGATCGATTATGTCTGGATTATGATTCACTGAGGCAGTTGAACCCGTCGCTGATCATGTTGCATATATCAGCATTCGGGGAGGCAGGCCCCGATCGGAATAAACCAGGATACGATGTACTGGCGCAAGCTATGGGAGGAGTCATGAGTCTTACAGGCGACGAAGATGGTCCGCCGATGAAAGCGGGATTTGCGGTGGCCGACTTAGGAGCAGCAATGTTTGGCTTGGCGGGCATTCTGGGTGCACTGTTCCATCGAAGCCAAACTGGGCAGGGACAGTACCTCACAACGTCCTTATATGAATCACAATTGGCATTCCACATCAACTGGGCGACAAACTATTTTGCGACAGGAGAGGTCCCGAGGCGAATTGGGTCAGCACATCCCAATCTTGCACCGTATCAACCCTTTGCGACATCCGATGGGAACATCGTTTTAGCGGTCGGAAATGACGCATTGTGGCAGAAGCTCTGTTCTGTACTTAGCCGTCCTGACCTCGCGGATGATAGTCGATTCAAAACAAACGCGGATAGAGTTAGAAATCAAAAAGAGCTGGGAGCGATATTGTCCGATATATTTCGCGAACGGAGCACGCAGTACTGGTGTGGGTTGCTTGACAAGGCCGGTGTGCCAGCCGGGCCGATTTGGAACTTAGAAGATATCTATGTAAACAATCCTCAAACGGAAGCGTTAGAAATGGTACAAGAGGTGATGCATCCTGTTGCGGGAAGGCTAAAACAGATTCGATTTCCCGTCAACTTCTCGAAGGAAGCGGCCCGGATACAGACGCCACCGCCGCTTCTAGGGGAGCACACAGAGGAGGTTTTAACCGAATTGGGGTTTTCAGATACAAAGATTCACGAACTTCGAGTGAAAGGGGTGATCTGA